The following coding sequences are from one Paenibacillus stellifer window:
- a CDS encoding LolA family protein — protein MRRTAWVLAVIMCVTLIMTGCGKKDAASVVKDLNNVADKLESKSGAYQGEGTMTLYTGEQPQEYKVEVWYKNPSYYRISLANTQKNITQIVLRNDEGVFVLTPSLGKSFRFQSDWPDNQGQVYLYQTLLKGITADDNRQFVADKDSYVFEVAANYQSSALVRQKIWLDKKTYAPKQVQVSDSEAKVVVNVKFDKFAFDPQFAADAFDMQKNMASGKSENTVAQVDENGNPLPAADSQDAAQNQAAVPAGDFGVIEPGYTPEGVTLKDSNKVENSEDHAVLLRYDGTYQYTIMESRPLDQAVSLAPGTMVDLGFTWGVLTGDEQQTLTWMPGDGVQYRITSPNLPVSEMMEIAASMEDQTGK, from the coding sequence ATGCGCCGGACAGCATGGGTACTCGCGGTCATTATGTGCGTTACCCTGATCATGACGGGCTGCGGGAAGAAGGACGCCGCTTCCGTGGTCAAGGATTTGAACAATGTGGCCGACAAGCTGGAGAGCAAGAGCGGGGCGTATCAGGGAGAGGGAACGATGACCCTGTACACGGGAGAACAGCCCCAGGAGTACAAGGTGGAGGTCTGGTACAAGAATCCTTCCTATTACCGGATCAGCCTTGCCAATACGCAGAAGAACATAACGCAGATTGTACTCCGCAACGATGAAGGCGTGTTCGTGCTGACGCCAAGCCTCGGCAAGAGCTTCCGCTTCCAGAGCGATTGGCCGGACAATCAAGGCCAGGTTTATCTCTATCAGACGCTGCTGAAAGGCATTACCGCCGATGACAACCGCCAGTTCGTGGCAGACAAGGACAGCTATGTGTTCGAGGTGGCCGCGAATTACCAGAGCAGCGCCCTCGTTCGCCAGAAGATCTGGCTGGACAAAAAGACGTATGCGCCCAAGCAGGTCCAGGTATCCGACTCGGAGGCCAAGGTCGTGGTGAACGTGAAGTTCGACAAATTCGCCTTTGATCCCCAGTTCGCCGCCGATGCGTTTGATATGCAGAAAAATATGGCTTCCGGCAAGTCGGAAAATACGGTCGCCCAGGTGGACGAGAACGGCAATCCGCTGCCTGCGGCGGACAGCCAGGATGCAGCGCAGAATCAGGCGGCTGTGCCGGCCGGCGACTTCGGCGTGATCGAGCCGGGATATACGCCCGAAGGCGTAACGCTTAAAGATTCCAACAAAGTGGAGAACAGCGAGGATCATGCTGTACTTCTTCGGTATGATGGAACGTATCAGTATACGATTATGGAGTCCCGTCCGCTGGATCAGGCAGTCTCTCTTGCTCCCGGCACGATGGTCGATCTCGGCTTCACATGGGGCGTTCTGACGGGCGATGAGCAGCAGACGCTGACCTGGATGCCGGGCGACGGCGTTCAGTACCGGATTACAAGCCCGAACCTGCCAGTTAGTGAAATGATGGAAATTGCAGCTTCTATGGAGGATCAAACGGGTAAATAA
- a CDS encoding DUF3600 domain-containing protein, whose protein sequence is MKLEEELRGALASHSMEWRAPEELKETIMRETFGKTRRMRPGKWAAAGILAAVLLLPTGVYAGYHYLADSVYGSQKQFQQLGGTLAQYERLESKLQAAKASLPPEEFDHFLSLLHELGTYNAKIVDNAGVLHPDRLSSSEQKEYEKLTSELQPFFTKLNKGEQQAAGVGQPVNNQKFLMHLVDTAEQKLNAEDLAKVKDIVNSLEKIQAKGILSEEDSRKVQELWKQFEPYSKDLGIKIEPAQ, encoded by the coding sequence ATGAAACTTGAAGAAGAGCTGCGGGGAGCGCTCGCTTCACACAGCATGGAGTGGAGGGCGCCGGAAGAGCTGAAGGAGACCATCATGCGCGAGACATTCGGGAAGACCCGAAGAATGCGTCCGGGCAAATGGGCGGCGGCGGGGATTCTTGCGGCTGTGCTGCTGCTGCCGACCGGCGTGTATGCGGGCTATCATTATTTGGCCGATTCGGTGTACGGATCGCAGAAGCAATTTCAGCAGTTGGGCGGAACTCTGGCGCAATATGAACGGCTTGAATCCAAGCTCCAGGCGGCCAAGGCAAGCCTTCCGCCTGAAGAATTCGACCACTTCTTGTCGCTGCTGCATGAACTTGGGACGTATAATGCCAAGATTGTGGACAATGCAGGCGTGCTGCACCCGGACCGGTTGAGTTCCAGTGAGCAAAAAGAATACGAGAAGCTGACCTCGGAGCTTCAGCCCTTTTTCACCAAGCTGAATAAGGGAGAACAGCAGGCGGCCGGAGTCGGACAGCCGGTGAATAATCAGAAGTTCCTGATGCATCTGGTGGACACTGCTGAGCAGAAGCTCAATGCCGAGGATCTGGCCAAAGTGAAGGATATTGTGAACAGCCTTGAGAAGATACAGGCCAAAGGAATATTGAGTGAAGAGGATTCCCGCAAAGTACAGGAACTGTGGAAGCAGTTTGAGCCGTATTCCAAGGATTTGGGCATTAAGATAGAGCCTGCACAGTAG
- a CDS encoding sigma-70 family RNA polymerase sigma factor: MTCSNEDSQLASLALAGSREAFSQLYESTIAEVYRTARFLVGDPSDTDDVVQEIYIQLYRSLQHYDASRPFRPWLMGLVARQCRAYRRKRWSMLRIQSRSKRSRGFEDRDFAGDVVDRMAIAPLLESVERLPYKLKQVVILRYLNEYSQEEIAQALGIPLGTVKSRIHAALRKLRRKEIAEIGHTGRMEDAHET; the protein is encoded by the coding sequence ATGACCTGTTCGAACGAAGACTCACAGCTCGCATCGCTTGCGCTTGCCGGCAGCCGCGAAGCGTTCAGCCAGCTGTATGAAAGCACAATCGCCGAGGTATATCGCACCGCCCGCTTCCTGGTAGGAGATCCTTCCGATACGGATGATGTCGTCCAGGAGATATACATCCAGCTATACCGGTCGCTGCAGCATTACGATGCTTCCCGGCCGTTCCGGCCGTGGCTGATGGGGCTGGTTGCGCGGCAGTGCCGGGCTTACCGGAGGAAGCGGTGGAGCATGCTGCGGATTCAGAGCCGGAGCAAGCGGAGCCGGGGCTTCGAGGACCGCGATTTCGCAGGGGATGTCGTGGACCGAATGGCAATTGCGCCGCTGCTTGAGAGCGTGGAGCGTCTGCCATACAAGCTGAAGCAGGTTGTGATTCTGCGGTATTTGAACGAATACTCGCAGGAGGAGATTGCCCAGGCGCTCGGTATCCCCCTTGGAACGGTCAAGTCCCGGATTCATGCCGCTTTAAGGAAGCTGCGAAGGAAGGAAATTGCGGAGATCGGACACACGGGAAGGATGGAGGATGCTCATGAAACTTGA
- a CDS encoding CueP family metal-binding protein has translation MTRKTRAAAIALVIVALGGLGAYTAMNRSTDGGGDSGKATIAETPGIKQIVDQYSSGALTAKSASIDSRKLVVKKEDGTTLTYGLPKDEFFLSVAPYTDSTHPCATHNLAGCQGELANKEFTVTAVNADGKIVLNQTVKSHANGFIDLWLPRGQTYRLTIGYNGKTAESEVSTYEKNDTCLTTMQLS, from the coding sequence ATGACAAGAAAGACAAGAGCGGCGGCTATTGCTCTGGTGATTGTGGCATTGGGCGGGCTTGGCGCCTATACTGCCATGAACCGCAGCACAGACGGCGGCGGAGACAGCGGCAAGGCAACCATCGCTGAAACGCCGGGGATCAAGCAGATCGTCGATCAATACAGCTCAGGCGCTTTGACCGCCAAATCGGCTTCCATCGACTCGCGAAAGCTCGTCGTCAAGAAGGAGGACGGCACCACTTTGACCTACGGTCTGCCGAAGGACGAATTTTTTCTGTCTGTGGCGCCTTATACGGATTCCACGCATCCCTGTGCGACCCACAATCTGGCCGGCTGCCAGGGCGAGCTCGCCAATAAAGAGTTCACCGTTACGGCTGTTAATGCGGATGGCAAAATCGTACTGAACCAGACGGTGAAATCCCACGCCAACGGGTTTATCGATTTGTGGCTGCCGCGCGGCCAGACGTACCGGCTCACCATCGGATACAACGGAAAGACCGCCGAGTCCGAGGTTTCCACATACGAGAAAAACGATACCTGCCTCACGACTATGCAGCTCAGTTAG